The window AATTTACCTTAATCACATTTGTTAGACTGTGGTGCCTACTTTCACTCATGCATTTTGCTGTCTCTGTATTTGCAGTGAATGTGCTCTTAGCTTCACTCATGTTCTCCCATCAAATTCCATCCGTGTTGACGGGAATCTATTGAGTTCTGACCAAGCACTTGAATGCCtacttacagtgtgtgtgtgtgtggggcggctTTCTTTCCAGACTCAGCCGGGCCAGCAGTATGGCCTccagacagaacacagagaCGGAGCCCCAGGAGTCACTAAATGCCCTAGCTTCAGAAAACATCACCGCCAACTGTAACAACAGCCAGCCCGCCAATCCATTGCCCCCCAATGGAGAGGACAGCTCCATGGTGCGGCAGCCCTCCAAACATGTCCCCATCCCAGCCCGAGCCGCATCCTCGCCGCCAGAGACCCTGGATCCGGCCCtggacccctcctccctgccgccGCCAGACCCCAGCCTGGAGAGCGACAACGGAAAGGCCCAGGGAGACTGCGGCACGCTCGGCACGCCCACCTGCCTCAGGGACGGCAACTGGTTCCTGAAGCTCCTGCAAGCGGAGACGGGCCGCATGGAGGGCTGGTGTCAGCAGATGGAGCAGGAGACCAAAGACAACCAGATATCAGAGGAGGGTAAGACGGAGGAGCACAGTGGCCAGCCTCAGACAGGCCGGCCTCAGACAGGCCGGCCTCAGACAGGCCAGCCTCAGACAGGCCCGCTGCAGACTGTTTGGGTAGTAGACTGCAAACGTGACTTTTCACTGGCTGCAAAAAGTCAAGTGGACGTAAATAAATTGCTTCCCTCACTAGCGTTCCTCCAGTGTCTCCTTAAGGTCACTGACATTTGGAAATAGAATTGaaatgatgatgtgtgtgtccaCGAAGCCCAGCCAGTCAGCCTGCGAGCGGAGGCCCCCAGGGGGCTGTctgtggagaggacagggggactgGGCAGGATAGGCTCATTAGGACTAACAGACAGAGGCATGGCTGCTCATTACCTGCCAGAACTGAGGTTGCATTCAGCTCTAATGGAGCCTCTCTCCATTTATCTCTGCCTTTTGATCTTTCCTGATGGAACTTAGTCTGTAATACCCTTTCCTCTgtaaagaggagaaagaggaatgTGTAATGAACCAGGCTGGtgggtctccctgcctccccagtAGAGCGATCGTCTTTCTCATGTTAATGTGGGACTGAACAGAGGCACAGTCTCATTTACTGCCCATTAAGAAATGGAAAGAATAAGAAATGAATCTGGACAATCTTTTTATCCTCCCGAAAGACATGACTACGAGGTGATTATGTTCATGCAGCTTCAGGGCCTGTATGACCACTAGGCAGCTTCTGCCCCCAGAGGAAGGGTTAGAGTGCCGCTGTTTGGCCATGTCTCTTGTCTGCGCCTGCGTTAATGCTAACTCATTGTCAGTCAGTGTTGTGATGGTTGACCAtgtccctgtctgtgtgtccctgcAGTGCTGGGGACCGTGCGCAGTGCAGTGGGCAGTGCCCAGCTCCTCATAGCCCAGAAGTTCCAGCAGTTTAGAGGACTCTGCAACGAGAACCTGGTGAGTTGGACAAAGCCCTGAGAGGATTTCCGTAGCTACCTCCTCCTATTACCAACTCAAAATCCCTAGTAATCTCTGCAGCTTGGCTTACCCTGCTGCAGATGTTACTGGAGCCTGCCAATGGTTGGAACTGTACAAGGGCTCCCCCTGTTGTTGACAGGCCTGTATAACAGGAGGTGACCTCCTTGTTTCCTCCCCTCAGAACGTGAATGCCAACCCTCGTCCCACGGCTCAGGACCTGGCTGGCTTCTGGGACCTGCTCCAGCTCACCATAGAGGACATCAGCCTGAAGTTTGATGAGCTCTACCAACTCAAAGTCAACAACTGGCAGCTCCCTGAGAAGCAGGACAAGAAGGTATGACTGGgtgcgctcgcacacacacacatatacagtcaGGCTCTGGGGTGAAATGGTTATGAATGAATGGGTTTTAAATGTGGCCGGCCTCCCGCgattcccctcctcttctctctgtctgggtcaggaggagagaaagCAGCTCCCACCGTCTGTGCCAAAGAAGACGGCCAAGCCCAAGCTGGCTTCAGGGAAGGACAGGAGCGTAGACTCTGCTGCGGACAAGCAGCGGCAGGAAGCCAGGAAACGCCTGATGGCAGCCAAGCGTGCCGCGTCGGTAAGACAGAACTCTGCCACGGAGAGTGCCGACAGCATCGAGATCTACGTTCCTGAGGCCCAGACCCGGCTCTGAGAGTGGACCAGAAGCGTTCCTATACCCCACTGCTTATGAAGGAacatcctgtcacacacacacacactttctcacacacacgcacgcgtgcGCACGCAGACAGTCAGGGTGCAGGGGCTGGTGCCTGGTGGCAGCCAGGAGGACAGAATAGGAGAGCACAGGACTGAGGAAACTCTACTGAACAATACACACTACCTCCTGGCTGCCATGGAAACTAACTTCAAGAGACGTTTATTactattgttattattgttattactcttaatattataataataattattattatcttaAATATATCAAGACTGTCTTAAATGTGCAAGTATCTTGGATAAAGACATCCTTTTCTTTGTGAGCTGAAGAATCTTGGTATCCCAGAAGTTTACTGTCACTCTGTCACCCTCTCACTCCAGAGTCTGCGGGCAAGTTCTGGCTGCCTCGTTTACGAGTTGAGCAACCACACACTCaggacataacacacacacgcactcacacacacacacacacacacacacaatgaacacagataaatacacacacaggtgtacTCACTGTCTGTCCTCACAGTCTTCCTGTTATCTCTTTGTATTAGGCCTACCACTCATGGTTGTGGTGTGTAAGCTTTAATGTGTCAAATGGACTATGAGATGGTGTTGATATATGCCCAGAAGACAACCGTagcatataaatatatatagatagatagatatatatCTCACTGGTTATACCATattcattttttaaatgttctttACCAGGTTGTTTGTTAGACAAGGTCAGTGTTCAGTACTACGGTAGTTTTTATAGACAAAGTTCATGTAATGTCATGATATTCACACACAATGCAATCATTCACTCCATCTCTTTCACAAACGCACACTATactgtcagtgtttgtgaagagcTGTGATGTTAACAAGTCTTATATTTTgtttgagacagagagaaataactATGGCCAGTTGATGTGTACAACAAAGGAATGTATGGACTGGTATGCATTGAAAAACTAACTTGACTCCTCCCATTCACCCAGATCAAGTTTCCTCACCTCTTGTTTTCCTGATCATTCTTTTTCAGCCTTCATTGGACCCCAATATAATGCAGGGGACCCAGAGTTGAACCACTGTTTATAAAACATTCCCATTAAACTCAACTAAAATTCCCCTACATGAGCTCTCAGCAGCATTGCATCAGTTTGATTTAAGGGTGATGGTGGTAGAGAACTGTCTAAGCTCCCTCAGTGTGGCGACAGACTGGCCTCTGGATAACCCATGTCAGCTTGGCATGCAGTCGTTTTCACTATAAATTAAGCTATAGCCAAATTAAAAAGTGCATTCAAGCTAGTAACATTTGAATTATTCTGGTGCCAAGTCCAAACCAACTAACAACCTTGTGAACTTGCTGGGAGGTGCAGATTGGTTCTCATGGTGGGAGTCAGTGTTTGGACCAAGTTTTTTTTCTCAGGGCCAGCGCTCAGTCACTTATCAAACCAACTGGAAGACTTTCAACCACTGCTTGATATGACAAAGCCAACTAAATACCAATACATATTGGTCATTGACAGTAAAACACAATTTTACTGTTCTTAAGATATGAGCTTAAACATAGTCTTAGGCTGATGGTCATGTACTAATTGTCATTGAGGCTGCTCAAGGTCATTTCATGTTGTCAGTCTGGCATGTGGCAGCTTCTCATCCCTGTTCACAGAAGTGTTATGGTGACATTCAGGGACTATGGTACACTTTCATTTAGTTTTGTATGAGGCattttcagtggttgttttagGATTGTAATTTAGATTTGACAACCagcacaaaaaagaaaaaaacatttttccacCAATCTGGTTTTCTCATTCTTAAAGAAAATAGTTGGTGCTACATAAATTTGGTGCTTGTGGTGTTGTGTTGACAATGATAATTTTGCCATAGTTGAAAAAGATGACTATCACATATTGTATTTTAAATGGTTTTGTTTCTGTCTTAGTTTTCCACCTTGTCTTTGAGTTTGCAGTTCCGTCTGCCCTACAGGGATTTAAAAGCATGTTTGTTGTACAAACACATGCTTACACCACTCCTCTTGCTTATGAATCCATGTGGGGGACTTTCACACTTAAATTGAAttttttatttcagatttggatGCATTGGCAACACTTCCCACATGGATGAAGTATAATTTGAATGTGTTGATTGGTTTAGTCCAGAAACTAGACCTACCATAGCGCTTGTCCTCAGTGACACTGAAATAGCCTGGAGACAATTTTACTCACACTAACATTAGGCTTCTTAGAGCCACCAACACGTCTTATTATTTAATGTCCTAAGGGATAGGGACTGGGTCTGGGGACGTTTCAGAAGGAGGCCAGTCAACGGCACCGCTTGTCTACCAGAAGAGCTGGCTCCACCTACTGGTCATCATCTGCATTACATGGTTGGTTCACTGCTGTTcccagttttgtattttttagctCATAATGACATACTAGGTGGATTAGAACTGGTGCAGCTGAGACAGTACCACAATGTagattttttatatttgtttatttgtgatACATCAACAATGGACGTGTACATTTCATTGTCCAAAATATCATTAAACATCCCTTTATTACATCTCCTTGTCATAATCATTACTGACTTAATTTGCAACAATACTTATCCTAATAAGTAATATAAACTCAAATGTAAATTACTTGAAACATTATCTAAACGGTACCTATTTGCTTGTGACCTTGTAAAGCAGCCATTTTTTTATTCAGAGATGAATTCAAAGATTCTATAAATATTTCTTGACACTACTGTTTGATAATGCTGTTGAGATCTCAATATTATGTGAGAACAGAAGATTAAAATGAAGGTGAATTGAGACTATGCAGCAGGGTTTGTTCCAGACTTCAGTTTGTTCTCCTGTTCTGGAATAAGGCAGATCTCTGGTGCACCCCTCCCATCTCCATGATCCATCCCTCATGAGAGGCTGGCCTGATCAGGGACTCTCAGACAGTGAGTAAACCGACCAGTCTTAAGTAATTAAGGGCTATCATGGACACATGGCTGGAAGCGGCAATTACAGTACATTATCGGATCCTATGAACCGTGTGACTATCGTGAACAAATAACGATTTGGTCACAACAGATAGGAATCGAAAAGGTCTGGATTTATATGAACTTTGTTTCCATGAGTCTCTTCATTTGGGACAGGACAGAACATTTCACCATTATCCATTTTGTGTTTTTGAAAAAACACACCTTTTAACCATTTGTAGGTTAGCTGCCAGCATTCTCTTCCTGAAAGCAAAACTGGTTGATGGTCATTACTTTACGATGCAAATTAATTGACCTGCTTCACAAAACAAGCACATATTCTACTGGTGAAGGGTGAGGGAGGATAGGAGGGTGTTAAATCTGTTATAGTACAGTAAAGGTACTCCATAGACTGTGAGGGTTTTATTTGAAAGAATAAAGAAGTGGCTtccaaaacaagtttgtttgtcttttttgcaatgagagagcagggaggacgaGGTGAGAAGAATCTTGTGAATGATGTGGCCTCTACATCAGCACCACCTACTGTTGGACCTTGGACCCAGTCAGTTGCATAAGATAAGAGAGAGCGCTTACGCCGCTAAAGATGCTGATCTCAGACCAATTTGCGTTAAGTCTTTTCCGATTTTGGcatacaaacattttttttttactgaacctAGATCTGTTTTTAAAGAAGGGTTAAAGAAGAGTCACAAATCCAACCGTCTACTTCCTGTACTAGACGTCGGGGAGGAGCTACAATAATAAAATACGTGATGCAAAAGTGAAAAGGCTACTGAAAGAGGGAAAACAGCATTTGTGTGGGTTACACCTGCAGTTTGGTAAGTTGTCCGTGGCCGTAGAAACCTTTTTAGCGAATGTAGCAACATGTATTTCTCCACGGTCATGGTGTTTTGTCTAGCTAATAGTTTGTTTAAAAATGGCTAGCACAAGAAGCATTGTGGTAAGAATAAGTCAATATGAAAAAGAACATGAATAAAACTGTTCATTCGTTTTAGCTAGCACTTCGGTATTCTAAATCAAAGTGCTAAATAATTCAGTGAtacatgtggtgtgtgtcagtAAGAGGTGATGCTAATGCGTATTATTTACATCCATATGCCTGCATTGATGTTACATCCAGATGATAGACATGTGTCCCTCTTGCGGTACATGTTCTACTTCAATACAAATACATTAGCGGGCAGAAACTTTGGTTTGAAGTTGATTTACCTCACTGCACCCACAATAGGTAACGTCTGCTATCAATGTGTCTATTGAGGGATCCATTGTCATGTCATGCAGAATCCCAATGAGAGCGCAGATGAGCTCACCTTGTTAAGAGTGACCTGACCTCCGCCTCTCCAGCCGGCACCCTGCTGTGACAGGCCCAGGCCCCAGACAGAGTGAACAACTGAGCCCTCATGTATCATGGCTGCCAACCAACATAGAGTCAGAGCTCAGGGCAATGCAACAGAGGGGAAAATGACTGAGCCCAGGACTACTGAGAAAAAATGCTGTAAGTATATGAGCCTATATAGGACCAGTATTATTGACATGTATTATTGCTGTTATTATCCAGTTATACTCCTTTGCTATTCTCCTCGTCAGATGAAACCTTCAGGCATTGTCAACTGTCAACCTGATCTGTTGTCATTGTGTACTGTGGGCAGCAGTTATATAATCTTATCGTGGCAGTGGCATGCACTGCAGGTGAATtcagttcaagtattttattgtcagatgcacagaacaacacaaggtcagactgggcactgaagttcttaggacaagacagcacaaagcaacctggcataacatgacatatggGTACTCAGAACAAAGATTACActtatgataagctaaaatataatatattaaacctcctaatatacaTAATAATATACAATACGGTATACTAAACCTTTAATTCACATATTAACCTATGCTAActtaataacctatactaacctaagacaagtggggtacaaTTTGTGTAATATTGCTGATACAACCATTAGCCGAAAGTGGAACCTGTAGCTGAAAGTGCACTGAAAGTGCAACCTGTAGCTgaatgtgacagtgtgtaaaatCGCTTGTGAGAAGTGTCAAcagtgtatcagtgtccatatcaatgtttatttaaaagcCTGATGGCCAGTTTTCGTGTGCAAGACCGAGTGCTTCGgtatcgcctgccagaaggtaacagagtaaaaagactgaaggatgggtggtaatagtctcttagaatcctgccagctttcctgaggcatcgtgtgtggtaggtgtcctgtggggcagggagcttcctgccaatgatgaactcagcagacctgaccacacCACACAGGGCCTTGCGGtacctgtctgtgcagctcccataccacaccgTGATGCAgccagtcagtatgctctctatagtgcatctatAGAAGAAATCATTGGAAGATGTACATCTAGTTGGGTGGACCTGTAATAAACACATTTAGGTTTTTGGTCCATTGTGTGATTCACTGGTTTAGTGCTGTCTTCACTATAAGGTAATATTAGAAAAATATGGAACGTGGTACTCCACGTGACACATGCCTGTGAACACCCCTCTGGCGTGTAAAGAATGGGTTACGGCAACAGCAACATGCTTCAGTGAAACTCAAGGTACATTGAATATGTAATCAGTAAAGGTTTAACAGACAGTCACTGATTAATAAGTAAGCAGAAACTTGCTCCATGgttcacatactgtacattgctTTTGGTTGTTAGACTGTTTGCTAACCCTCTTCAAGTTTTGTCCCACCTGATTCTAGAATGTGACAGACTTGTTGGGTCTTGTCAATTGCAGTTTTTTAGAATGGGAGATGGGATGGCCTTATATGGACTTGAGGGATGTACAGTATGTTAAACCAGAAACAGAGCACATAGAACTGGACCTCCTTCAGTGACCTCCTCCAGAAGTCTAGGGTTTGTTTTGAATTGACCCTTTAGACACAGGATGTGTTCATGATTGGTCAGTGGTTGCTGTTGCTGTTTGGGAAACATTCACCACTAGTAAAGGCATCTGGATGGACATGGAATTGTAAGGTTTGTAAATAGGTGTGTAAATAATTAACAATGTGTAGtccatttgaaatgttttttttttgtgttcacaGCATGGGCCTCCTACATGACCAACTCACCAACTGTGATTGTGATGATTGGCCTACCTGCCAGGGGGAAGACCTACATGTCCAAGAAGCTGACTCGCTACCTCAACTGGATAGGAGTGCCAACCCGGGGTAAGCATACTGGCATCACAATGGGTGCTAGTGCTATAGACTGCAGCTACCAGCATTGAGTGTGTTTGGACCAGGTAAAGCTTGACACCATACCATGTGAAGGAATTCAGACCACCACACGTCACCGTTTACGACATAAACTAAAGAGAGTTGGTTAAATCTATGGAAAATGTAGCTACATTTTAATCAGGTGTTGTGTGAAGGTTCATCCTATAAAGATGTTGTTAGAAAGTAACATTTCAGTCAAATGTCAATCTATTTATGGTTGTGTTACCTACTAAGTACCCAAACAATGAGTCCTCTCTACGAGTGTCTATTGTTCCAGACAACTACTACAAGTTGGTATGCTCTAGGCAACCAGTTTCTGTTGACCTTTATGTCAACATTTTGTCATACCGATGAACCTGCTTGACTTCAACAGTTCAGGGCTATAGGAAGAAACAGGTAATGCTGTTAGCCTGAGTTTCATCATGACAGGCATCTGTCTACCTTTCAGTGTTCAATCTCGGAGTctacaggagagaagccgtgaAGTCATACAAGTCCTATGACTTCTTTAGACATGACAATGAGGAGGCCATGACGATCAGAAAGTGAGTGTCCTCTCCCTGTCACAGCTATGTGGGCCTGTGACAAGTATAGGTAGCAGTAGTGTATTACTGCAAGTGTAACCTCTATAAGGTTGTTGTTGACTCAAAACAAAGCATCTCATTAGTTGTATAGGGATTCTGTGCAGCCTCCCATTTCCCTGGCCTCCCTTTATAGTTGACTACTTGGtgataaagatgttttattatGAACTTAATTGATATCAATAGCTTGGTGTGCTGGGAAATGTACatgacacacaaatgcacaattgtttttttaCCTGAGTTGTATGTGCATATTACATTGATCTATGTGGCCGTAAGCACTGacttgtgtgtaaatgtgtctcTCCAGACAGTGTGCTCTTGTGGCACTGCAGGATGTCAAGGCCTATCTGAATGAAGAAGGAGGCCAGATTGCTGTAAGGACACAACACAACATCGCAATTCTCTAAGCTTTCAGATATTACAGGTTACTAATGCAAACGCAAGACTGGTTCTAAACCCCAAGGGTCAAGTGTTCAAAGTTACATTTGTAATGCTACTTTGGTTTCATTAGAAACAACAATTGTACATACTATTTATGTTATTGTGATTTGCCTGTGTCCTTGTGAATATCCCAGGTTTTTGatgccaccaacaccaccagagAAAGGAGGAAACTGATTCTCAGAGTAGCTAAAGACAATGCTTACAAGGTTAGGGTTGTTTTTGTGAGGACATGAGTCTGAGGATGTGACTTGACTCACATCCTCAATATGATCTTATTACTTGACATTCAGATGAATTTTATTACCACATTGGTGATGTTTTAAAGGTGACCACATGTACATGTAtaaatgttctgtgtgtgtttggtgacaaTTGGCTTTGTTTGCAGGTGTTCTTTGTAGAATCTGTATGTGACGATCCCGATGTCATAGCTGAAAATATTCTGGTAAATCATGCACCAACTCAGCCTTAACTCAGCTCAGTGTATTtcactgtctgtctttgtgagcTAACCACTCCCCGCCCATGACTTCATTTGTGAATGTAGATCTAACCCCATTCATTGACACAAAGCGGCAACCATGTTTTCTGGGGTCCACAACTAATAATCTTGCTTCTCCTGAGCCTCACTGTCTCTTCTGTAGGATGTGAAGGTGTCCAGTCCAGACTAcccaaagagagacagagagagtgtgatggAAGATTTCCTGAAAAGGATAGAATGTTACAAAGTTACTTACCAGACGTTAGACCCTGATAATTATGATAAGTAAGAGAacgttacattacatttcatgTATTATTTGGTGTAAACCTCAAGGTGTCTTCACAGTTCACCCAGCAGGTGGAGATATTTCTCAGAGTAGACAGGCGATCGCTTTTCTTACACGTGGCTGAAACCTGATCTTTTACTGTCTATTGGTAAAAAGACACACAAGTCACACAAACTTGAATCACTTACATTATTTTATATCCACATTTCCATCATATGTTATTTAACATTCCCAGACAAAATTGCTTAACGCCTTAAACCACAGTTGTATGGCAAGTTGTTGCATTAAGTTCCGAAGAAATGATCTTACTCAAAACATATAATCTTACCGAAAGTCTGATGACTGTGAAACCTCACGCTCAGTGAATTCCTCTGGACCACGTTCAGTATGGCAAGTTGCATAATCACTTAGGCTCCTCCAAACATCCTCTAAAGCAGAATTTGACTTTGTGACCATGTTAGGTGTTGGGGGGGTttaaagaaaataacattcacACTGTCACTACTGTAACAGATGGAGTTATGGAATACTTTGTCATTAAGGATTTTTTATATGCATTTGTTTAAAACTCAATGTTTATACAAAATCTTCATCTTAACTGGATGGAGGTTATATCTGGTCACTGacactgtcctgtcctctgATACTAGGGACCTGTCCTTCATACAGGTCATCAACGTGGGACGCCGTTTCCTGGTCAACCGGGTGCAGGACTACATCCAGAGCAAGATCGTTTACTACCTCATGAACATCCACGTGCACTCCCACTCCATCTACCTGTGTCGCCACGGCGAGAGTGACTACAATTTGGAGGGGCGTATCGGGGGTGATTCTGAGCTTTCAGCCAGAGGGAAACAGGTGCTTCTAGTTCTAAATGGATCTTACATGCTATCAATAGACAGAATCAAACCAACCACGAAATAAACCTTTTCTAAAGTCTCCGACTCTTTGTTGTGGATTCTCCTGCTATATCAGTTTTCTGCAGCTCTGAAGGACTTTGTTGAAGAACACGGTCTGTCTGATCTGAAGGTGTGGACCAGCCAGCTGAGAAGGACCATCCAGACTGCCGAGGAGCTGGGCATTGCCTACGAGCAGTGGAAGATCCTCAATGAGATAGATGCTGTCAGTCCATCACCACAGAACAGGAAACCACCCAAAACCCCCAGGAAACACAATGTATCTTTAACATTCTATTGTGTGTTCCTCAGGGTGTATGTGAGGAGATGAGCTATGACATGATAAAGCAAACCTACCCTGAAGAGTTTGCTATGAGGGACCAGGACAAATACCATTACCGCTACCCAGGAGGAGAGGTAAGGACAGTTGTTTGGCCTTTAGAGGCCTTGCCTAGAGTGCTGTGCTCAGTGTGTCCTTCTGGTCTCTCCGTAGTCCTACCAGGACCTGGTACAGCGACTAGAGCCTGTCATTATGGAGCTGGAGCGTCAAGGCAACGTGCTGGTCATCTGTCATCAGGCTGTTATGCGCTGTCTTCTGGCTTACTTCCTGGACAAAAATGCAGGTACACTATATACAGATTATTCATCTCAGACCTAAACTGAAGCCCAAGTGTTGACTGGATTTTCATTGGTCAAGAAAGACCCAGGCTTGACCCAAACCCGAACTGTGAGATTCACTACAGCAAAATGAAATAGAGGTCACTCAAATAAAATTGTGTAGACAAAACAGGGAACTTCTGTAAAACTC of the Hypomesus transpacificus isolate Combined female chromosome 18, fHypTra1, whole genome shotgun sequence genome contains:
- the LOC124480248 gene encoding 6-phosphofructo-2-kinase/fructose-2,6-bisphosphatase 2-like encodes the protein MAANQHRVRAQGNATEGKMTEPRTTEKKCSWASYMTNSPTVIVMIGLPARGKTYMSKKLTRYLNWIGVPTRVFNLGVYRREAVKSYKSYDFFRHDNEEAMTIRKQCALVALQDVKAYLNEEGGQIAVFDATNTTRERRKLILRVAKDNAYKVFFVESVCDDPDVIAENILDVKVSSPDYPKRDRESVMEDFLKRIECYKVTYQTLDPDNYDKDLSFIQVINVGRRFLVNRVQDYIQSKIVYYLMNIHVHSHSIYLCRHGESDYNLEGRIGGDSELSARGKQFSAALKDFVEEHGLSDLKVWTSQLRRTIQTAEELGIAYEQWKILNEIDAGVCEEMSYDMIKQTYPEEFAMRDQDKYHYRYPGGESYQDLVQRLEPVIMELERQGNVLVICHQAVMRCLLAYFLDKNADDLPYMKCPLHTVIKLTPVAYGCKVDMFDLGVEAVNTHRERPLDKVPTDVRLPAFLRWNSFTPLSSHDQVKRPRLYSAGNPSQQQEALAPSLCSMPFPEASEGAEMLQSQESVNYFCPGDTGDSVDS